From the genome of Deltaproteobacteria bacterium, one region includes:
- the gmd gene encoding GDP-mannose 4,6-dehydratase, translating to MKKAFITGITGQDGSYLTEFLLNKGYEVHGLIRRSSTFNTDRIDHLYRDLHDPEARMYLHYGDLSVSGQLMDLLFDIRPDEIYHLGAQSHVRVSFDMPEYTGDVTGVGTIRLLEAIRKTGIETKFYQASSSEMFGAAPPPQSEKTPFEPQSPYAAAKVYAYYVVKNYRQAYGIFACNGILFNHESPRRGETFVTRKITRAATRIKLGLQDKLYLGNLEAKRDWGYAGDYVEAMWIMLQQERADDFVIATGETHSVREFAERVFEKLDLDYKQYVEIDKRYFRPTEVDVLLGDASKAREKLGWVPRVGFEALIDMMIDHDLETAQKEKTLVDAGFVVGNRRGS from the coding sequence GTGAAAAAAGCCTTTATCACCGGAATCACCGGCCAGGATGGTTCCTATCTTACCGAATTTCTCTTGAACAAAGGGTACGAGGTCCACGGCCTGATCCGGAGGTCCAGCACCTTCAACACGGATCGTATCGACCATCTCTACCGTGACCTTCACGATCCCGAGGCCCGGATGTATCTCCATTACGGAGACCTTTCCGTTTCGGGCCAGTTGATGGACCTGCTCTTCGATATCAGGCCCGATGAGATCTACCACCTGGGCGCCCAGAGCCATGTGCGCGTCAGTTTCGACATGCCCGAGTATACGGGTGATGTGACGGGTGTCGGCACGATACGGCTTCTGGAGGCGATCCGCAAAACAGGCATCGAGACAAAATTCTACCAGGCGTCGTCGAGCGAAATGTTCGGCGCGGCGCCGCCGCCCCAGAGCGAGAAGACCCCTTTTGAACCCCAGAGTCCCTATGCCGCGGCGAAGGTGTATGCCTATTACGTGGTCAAGAACTATCGACAGGCTTACGGCATATTTGCCTGTAACGGCATCCTCTTCAACCATGAATCGCCGAGAAGAGGGGAGACCTTCGTGACGAGAAAGATCACCCGGGCGGCGACACGGATAAAACTTGGCCTTCAGGATAAGCTCTACCTGGGGAATCTGGAGGCAAAGCGGGACTGGGGATACGCCGGCGATTACGTGGAGGCGATGTGGATAATGCTCCAGCAGGAAAGGGCCGACGACTTCGTTATCGCCACGGGCGAGACACACTCGGTCCGCGAGTTCGCCGAGCGGGTTTTTGAAAAGCTCGACCTTGATTACAAGCAATACGTGGAAATAGATAAGCGGTATTTCCGGCCCACCGAGGTCGATGTGCTGCTCGGAGATGCCTCCAAGGCGCGCGAGAAGCTGGGCTGGGTCCCCCGGGTCGGCTTCGAAGCCCTCATAGACATGATGATCGACCATGACCTGGAAACGGCGCAGAAGGAAAAGACGCTGGTAGACGCGGGATTTGTGGTCGGGAATCGGCGGGGTTCGTGA
- a CDS encoding GDP-L-fucose synthase — translation MVNRESRIVITGGKGFLGTHLIRKLRERGYRNILVADLPEYNFVDATDVRRMYDELNPDIVIHLAAKVGGIGFNRENPATLFYENLMMGTQLLHGGYLKGIQKFVAIGTICAYPKFTEVPFREDDIWNGYPEETNAPYGLAKKMMLVQSDAYRRQFGFNSIFLLPVNLFGPGDNFDPRSSHVIPALIKKCVDAIEAGEEEITVWGTGEATREFFYVEDAAEAIILAMERYNRSEPVNIGAGFEISIRDLVALIVELTGFQGTVRWDTSQPDGQPRRMLDTSRALREFGFQSGTDFREGLKRTIEWYKERLK, via the coding sequence ATCGTGAATCGTGAATCGAGAATCGTTATTACTGGAGGGAAGGGGTTTCTGGGGACCCACCTCATCAGGAAACTGAGAGAGCGGGGGTACCGGAACATACTGGTCGCTGACCTTCCGGAATATAATTTTGTCGATGCTACCGATGTGCGCCGGATGTACGATGAGCTCAACCCCGATATCGTCATCCACCTGGCGGCGAAGGTCGGGGGCATCGGGTTCAACCGCGAGAACCCGGCGACGCTGTTCTATGAGAACCTGATGATGGGGACCCAGCTTCTCCACGGGGGGTATCTGAAGGGAATTCAGAAGTTCGTGGCCATCGGGACGATCTGTGCCTATCCGAAATTTACGGAGGTCCCCTTCAGGGAGGATGATATCTGGAACGGCTATCCCGAGGAAACGAACGCACCTTACGGCCTGGCGAAAAAGATGATGCTGGTCCAGTCCGATGCCTATCGCCGACAGTTCGGTTTCAACTCCATCTTCCTCCTTCCCGTGAATCTCTTCGGGCCGGGAGATAACTTCGACCCCCGCTCTTCTCATGTCATTCCCGCCCTCATCAAGAAGTGTGTCGACGCCATTGAGGCGGGGGAGGAGGAAATTACGGTCTGGGGAACGGGCGAGGCGACCCGGGAATTTTTCTATGTGGAAGATGCGGCGGAGGCCATCATCCTTGCCATGGAACGGTACAACAGAAGTGAGCCCGTGAACATCGGGGCCGGTTTCGAGATATCCATCCGGGACCTGGTCGCGCTCATCGTGGAGCTGACGGGGTTCCAGGGAACGGTCCGATGGGATACGTCGCAGCCGGACGGGCAGCCGCGACGTATGCTCGACACGTCACGGGCCTTGCGGGAGTTCGGATTTCAGAGCGGGACCGATTTCAGGGAGGGCCTGAAGAGGACCATCGAGTGGTATAAAGAGCGGTTGAAATAG
- a CDS encoding polysaccharide biosynthesis protein: MPFMVRNKNFWFMLLGDAVLVLLSYYAAYFLRFDGDIPPVFFAGFVKTVVWVVPLKLLCFNFFDQYKGMWRYTSLHDIIDLLKACLTSSAIIALMLLLAVRFIGFPRSVFAIDFILTFFMVGGYRVAIRLFYSRMNGHFAVSSLWKPPADAKNILLIGAGDAGEKLLREIMETANLQYNVVGFLDDDTHKMNRSIHGVPVLGAVDQIQKVVKKNRVEEIIIAIPSVRGEQMRRIVGLCEQTGKRFRTVPGIWELIEGKVSVKRIRDVTLADLLGREEVHLDEDGIEQYLSGKKVLVTGAGGSIGSELVRQICRFGPAALGLLDFSEFNLFSIEMECRQLFEDIPVHPFLVDIRDEESLEQTFREFRPDVVFHAAAYKHVPMQEVNPWEAVVNNICGTRNVAETALRYETGRFVLVSTDKAVRPVNVMGATKRVAEMLIESINGGRTRFMAVRFGNVIGSSGSVIPLFQEQIARGTPVTVTHREVTRYFMSIPEAAQLILQAGAMGTGGEIFILDMGTPVRILDMAEDLIRLSGLEPYTDIPIAFTGLRPGEKLYEELITEGEGIVSTEHEKILVLRGNTVDRGRLESCIEELKRIARTHDAPAIKKKLHEIVAEYSPQL, from the coding sequence ATGCCGTTCATGGTAAGAAATAAGAACTTCTGGTTCATGCTTCTAGGGGACGCGGTTCTCGTCCTCCTCTCGTATTACGCCGCCTATTTTCTCAGGTTTGACGGCGATATCCCCCCGGTATTTTTTGCAGGATTCGTAAAGACCGTTGTCTGGGTCGTGCCGTTGAAGCTTTTATGCTTTAACTTTTTCGACCAGTACAAGGGCATGTGGCGCTACACGAGCTTGCATGACATCATCGATCTTTTGAAGGCCTGCCTGACATCGTCGGCCATAATCGCGCTGATGCTGCTTCTCGCCGTCCGGTTTATCGGATTTCCGAGAAGCGTGTTCGCCATAGATTTCATCCTCACCTTTTTCATGGTCGGAGGATACCGGGTCGCGATCAGGCTCTTCTATTCGCGGATGAACGGGCATTTCGCGGTTTCTTCACTATGGAAGCCACCGGCGGACGCGAAAAACATCCTCCTCATCGGAGCGGGTGATGCGGGGGAGAAACTGTTGAGAGAGATCATGGAAACGGCGAATCTCCAGTATAACGTGGTCGGGTTTCTGGATGACGATACACACAAGATGAACCGGTCCATCCATGGTGTGCCCGTCCTGGGAGCCGTTGATCAGATCCAGAAGGTGGTGAAAAAGAATAGGGTGGAGGAGATCATTATTGCAATCCCCTCCGTCAGGGGCGAGCAGATGCGGCGGATCGTCGGCCTCTGCGAGCAGACGGGAAAGAGGTTCCGGACCGTGCCGGGCATCTGGGAACTGATCGAAGGCAAGGTGTCGGTGAAGCGGATCAGGGATGTGACCCTGGCAGACCTCCTCGGCCGGGAAGAGGTCCATCTCGATGAGGACGGGATCGAACAGTATCTCTCGGGGAAAAAGGTCCTCGTCACGGGGGCCGGCGGATCAATCGGTTCCGAGCTGGTGCGGCAGATATGCCGGTTCGGACCGGCGGCGCTGGGTTTGCTCGATTTCAGTGAGTTCAACCTGTTCAGTATCGAAATGGAGTGCCGGCAGCTCTTTGAAGATATTCCCGTTCATCCCTTCCTGGTCGATATACGGGACGAGGAATCCCTGGAACAGACCTTCCGTGAATTCCGTCCCGATGTGGTCTTTCATGCCGCGGCGTACAAGCATGTCCCCATGCAGGAAGTGAATCCCTGGGAAGCCGTTGTCAACAATATCTGCGGCACCCGGAATGTCGCAGAGACGGCCCTGAGATACGAAACAGGACGCTTTGTGCTGGTCTCGACGGACAAGGCAGTACGCCCCGTAAATGTGATGGGTGCGACGAAACGGGTCGCCGAGATGCTCATCGAATCCATCAACGGCGGCCGGACACGGTTCATGGCGGTCCGGTTCGGAAATGTCATCGGCAGTTCCGGTTCGGTCATTCCCCTTTTCCAGGAACAGATAGCGCGGGGCACGCCCGTCACGGTGACCCACCGCGAAGTGACACGATATTTCATGAGTATTCCCGAGGCGGCTCAGTTGATCCTCCAGGCGGGTGCCATGGGAACAGGCGGTGAGATATTTATCCTCGACATGGGTACCCCCGTTCGCATTCTCGATATGGCGGAAGACCTCATCCGCCTCAGCGGCCTTGAACCGTACACGGACATCCCCATTGCGTTCACCGGTCTGCGGCCGGGTGAGAAGCTCTATGAGGAACTGATCACCGAAGGCGAGGGGATCGTATCGACGGAGCATGAGAAGATACTGGTCCTGCGGGGAAATACCGTGGACCGGGGGCGCCTGGAATCCTGTATCGAGGAACTGAAGAGGATCGCCCGTACCCATGACGCACCGGCGATCAAGAAGAAACTGCACGAGATCGTGGCTGAATACTCGCCGCAGCTCTAA
- a CDS encoding AtpZ/AtpI family protein, translating into MKKGNKSTILEMAYASSLGIAMVIAVFGSLFIGAYLDRKFGTRNIFTILFLVVGVVAGFRNYYLFFKRYLPDSEERPSSTAKKPRSDGKITITKKD; encoded by the coding sequence ATGAAAAAAGGGAATAAGAGCACTATTCTTGAAATGGCCTATGCCAGCAGTCTCGGCATTGCCATGGTTATTGCGGTCTTTGGCAGTCTGTTTATCGGTGCGTACCTCGATCGGAAATTCGGAACACGCAATATTTTCACGATCCTCTTCCTGGTTGTCGGCGTTGTCGCCGGATTCAGGAATTATTACCTTTTTTTCAAGCGATATCTTCCGGATAGCGAAGAGAGGCCCAGTAGCACGGCAAAGAAGCCTCGGTCGGATGGAAAAATCACCATTACAAAAAAGGATTGA
- a CDS encoding helix-hairpin-helix domain-containing protein — protein sequence MMRVRKFVVVLLVVSLVVSLVPVVFADEMKPVNINTASADDLCTLSGIGKTVAQRIVDYRDLNGPFKTPEGLMEVKGVGAKIFDANKDRITIN from the coding sequence ATGATGAGAGTCAGGAAGTTCGTTGTTGTACTGCTTGTCGTTTCGTTGGTCGTTTCATTGGTTCCCGTTGTTTTTGCCGATGAGATGAAACCGGTCAATATCAACACGGCGTCGGCGGATGATCTGTGCACTCTGAGCGGGATCGGCAAGACCGTCGCTCAGCGTATCGTTGATTACCGTGATCTGAACGGTCCCTTCAAAACGCCGGAAGGCTTGATGGAAGTGAAAGGCGTGGGGGCGAAGATTTTCGATGCCAACAAGGATCGTATTACGATAAACTAA
- the atpB gene encoding F0F1 ATP synthase subunit A yields the protein MHPLLFLDNPYFPPHVTYTWFIMLLLAGLSFLVTRNLQIYPGKVQHIFEVIMKMIRGLMEESMGSDGLKFFPLIATIALFILVANLLGIIPGFESPTSNLNTTVSMALVVFVMTHIVGIKVHGFAYIKQFLGPVWWMMPLMLPIELISHLARPLSLSVRLFGNIMGEDLVLAIILLLVPFLVPLPMFALMIFTSVIQTLVFVMLSMIYIKMAMEGAH from the coding sequence ATGCATCCTCTGTTATTTCTAGATAACCCCTATTTCCCTCCGCACGTCACCTATACGTGGTTCATCATGCTGCTCCTGGCCGGTTTGTCCTTTCTCGTTACACGAAACCTTCAGATCTATCCCGGAAAAGTGCAGCATATTTTTGAAGTGATCATGAAAATGATCAGAGGCCTGATGGAGGAGTCCATGGGGTCCGACGGCCTCAAGTTCTTTCCCCTGATCGCCACCATCGCCCTGTTCATCCTGGTGGCGAACCTGCTCGGTATTATTCCGGGCTTTGAATCCCCGACGAGCAATCTGAACACGACCGTATCAATGGCGCTCGTGGTCTTCGTGATGACCCACATCGTGGGGATCAAGGTTCACGGGTTCGCCTATATCAAGCAGTTCCTGGGGCCTGTTTGGTGGATGATGCCCCTCATGCTTCCCATCGAGCTGATCAGCCATCTGGCCCGTCCCCTTTCACTGTCGGTCCGGCTTTTCGGGAATATCATGGGTGAGGACCTTGTCCTGGCGATCATTCTGCTGCTTGTCCCGTTCCTTGTTCCGCTTCCCATGTTTGCGCTGATGATCTTTACCTCGGTCATTCAGACGCTGGTCTTCGTCATGCTGTCAATGATCTATATCAAGATGGCA
- a CDS encoding ATP synthase subunit I, with amino-acid sequence MEKSPLQKRIELGNWLILAFVVLVSSIFLSIGMTLGILFGGLISIVNFYWLARDLKKLFLIYADKAKPYIMLKFFLRFGVTGIALFVIVTQTPVSVIGLVIGLSLVVVNIIITVIGANVKNPLRRFRKKDASSVISR; translated from the coding sequence ATGGAAAAATCACCATTACAAAAAAGGATTGAACTGGGAAATTGGCTGATCCTGGCCTTCGTCGTTCTTGTAAGTTCGATATTCCTCTCCATCGGTATGACTCTTGGAATTCTCTTCGGCGGTCTCATCAGCATCGTAAATTTTTACTGGCTTGCCCGTGATCTGAAGAAGCTTTTTCTCATTTACGCGGACAAGGCGAAACCGTACATCATGCTCAAGTTCTTTCTCCGCTTCGGTGTTACGGGAATCGCTCTTTTTGTTATAGTCACGCAAACGCCCGTGTCCGTGATCGGTCTTGTCATCGGTCTGTCACTGGTGGTGGTAAATATAATAATTACCGTTATCGGCGCGAATGTAAAAAATCCCCTAAGGAGGTTCAGGAAGAAAGATGCATCCTCTGTTATTTCTAGATAA